Within the Vigna angularis cultivar LongXiaoDou No.4 chromosome 10, ASM1680809v1, whole genome shotgun sequence genome, the region aaaaagccTTAATGAAGTCGAGTTTTGGCAAACAGGAATAATGACGAAAGTACTTTATTGGGCGGCCAGTGACATAATCCATTTGgagtttaatttcattttatatttgtgTTAATTTAACATCTAATGACTGAAGTCAGAAGTCAAACTCTAAATATGTGtgaatttgattaattaatacaaataagGCAAAAGAGCAACATTGACACGTAAGATTTGTTGCCTTTCACAGAGAATTTCAAACCTGTTTTCTCTTGAAGACTATCAGTGATTGGGtggaagaaattaatataatgagTTTGATTAATGAATGGATGATAGTTGGCTCTTTTAGGAAGCTCTCACAAATCGGCTTTTCGCGTTCTTCAAAAGATCCATTACCTGCTCAACGCAACACGTGGATCAATAATTCCACTTTAATAAGAAGCTACCATCATATTATTTACACAACTTGTTTCCCTCGTCTCCTACAAATTACTAATATAATCAtaaacaaatatcaaaattaaacataatgGAAGAGAGAGGAGAACCTATAGTACATGAGAAATCAATAAACATGTTAACCTTATCGCCTTCTCTACTTTTTTTAGGCAAGGAATTGAGCAATTGTTTTATTAGACTTGTGCTATGTTTTTTCTAACAAGGTTGTCATTAATACAAGTTTCGTAATCATAGACTAtatcacattaaaaaaaatagtattatgagatgaagaagaaatgtAGGCGCATTGAATCTCTATCTCTCACCTGGTcgttcatattttttctttttcatcgattaaaaaaaaaggatatgacgaaatatatgttaataattttggATAATAAAAGGGTTGACTATATATGTGATTGGGTAttaattattagtaataatTGATTGTTATTGTGTATAAAGTATATACTAGTATATCTGGGGTGAGATAAACAATGTAATGGTATTTGTTGATGCTCATGGAATTTGTTTGTTTGGCTCACAAGTTCATGAGCATGTGTCCATCACTTGAATTGTGATGTGTTTGAAGACGTGCTTACGGTGGTTTTGGATATGGTTAGCTAGACAAGTAGCGTTGAAATGGATAATAAATAAGTAGTTTGTTTGGAATTATTAAAAGGTGATAAACATGGTAGTAGggaaaaacttataaaaaaatgagagaaattgaccattaattatttgttaaaaaatattaaactttgttataatatgttataatttagttatgttttgatattgtgttaaaaaatgagttttaagtttaagttgactttataaaaatgatttatgaGATAATACTGACTTATATACTATTAATCATGTGACATGAAACATAATGAGACATGGTTGGTCGGTTTGATATTGGGTTAATTGGAATTTGAGAAGTGTGTGGAGGTGGCGTGGGGAGAGGGCAAAGTGGGAATTTAGCGGAATATGCAAATTGATACGTTCATGTGGAAATACCTGAATTCAGATTCCCAACTCAACTAGGGTGGGGACCTTTTGCAATCTTTCACTTTcactaaaacaaaatcaatattcACTCAACTCTCTCCAACTACTTCACCATTTTCAAAATTCCCACTGTTTTTTGAAAACACTGTTTGAAGAAATTCGATTATctaatttcaaaattgaatgaaaaatcaaacaaatttctaattttaaatcgATATTTTTACCACGGTGCATAATAGTCATTTTATCAAAAATTAAAGATACATAACTTAAATAGTGAATTAAGGTTGAAAGAGTtctaaataagtttttaatgtttaatgttttaatttcttacttttttctttaataagttaatttcatgtaaatatttattttaattaacattaaaaataatttcaaataaaaatataaaataaaaaacctatttttatgTCTTGTAAAGTCGAatcatttcaaatatattttactgttacaataagaatattaatttttttaagttattccATATGGGAAATGCCTTGTAGACCACCTTTTCGGAAGAGTGAAACTGGCACGTGGGTTTAGTGCCATCAAATCAAGAGGGATAGACATAACCTATGAAATATTTGGTTCCCTGCATGGAGGGTCtatcaattttactttattttattaatgtctTTCTATTCGCTTTGTTTCATTAAGAAAATGAATCATTTAttcaaagaataattttaaatcgTCCTACGATATCATTCTACTAatctttatagtttttttatgtaCGTTTTCTATTTCATAATATATCCTGTTAGGAATTATGaatgtaaataataattaactaaGGTTGGCATGACATAGTATACAAGGAAGTACGATAATTTCTTAAATAcaagagtgtttcatcctacaccttcaaaaatttcacttttaaccTTCTAACATTTCATTCTTATCCTAcaccttcaactttttcaaaaatttcatttttaactttaaaaaatatcttttcattttcttctttttcttattaaaaacactctacaccaccttaacaataattaaatttaaaattcaaatattatttaatataatttatattttaataattattaaaatatgatttatattataatattagttatattaaaagtataaaaataaaataattaaaataaaaataataacaataaataaaaaattatattaaataaaatatttaatatatttaaatatattaaattatattaaaatactaaaataaattaaatatttattaaaatttaaataaaagacaaaattttaaaaataattatttatttaaaatcaaataaaattatattaaataaaatatttaaataaatttaaattatattaaaatattaaattaaattaaataattattaaaatttaaataaaaaataaatttctaaaaacaattgttCATCGGATATGGATATCCGTAACATTACTTATTGGATATCTAGCAAATGGAGTCCTGAATTAGCTGCTGCTTGCGAAGTATGGAAGGAGATCAAATTTGAATACGAAGCAATAGATACTTTGGATTAATTCGATTAacaaatcttttcaaaattttgtttttttaactttaataattattgaatttaatttaatattttaatataatttaatatatttaaatacatgattatagatatttatttttattattattaattttatttttattattttatttataagtttttaatacaattattattataatataaattatattttaataattattaaaatataaaattatattaaataatatttaaattttaaattaaattaaattattattaaggtggtgaataagaaagaaaagaaaatgaaaaaatattcattaaagttgaaaatcaaaattttgaaaaagttggaggtgaaggatgagatgttagaaggttaaaaatgtaatttttagaGGTGCAGGATGATatcttggaggtgtaggatgaaacactctgAATATAAACCACTTGGGCCCAATAATAACTCTTGGAATGTTGGTATGATCCACACTGTAACAAGGAAAAGTTCTTTCTGTACTCCCATGTTTTCCACATGAAAGCCCatactttttaaatatcaatattattttggaGGTTACTTCCTACACCACTACACATTGCTTCCTGTACCACCACacttttcttaaatttcaaaactactcttaatattttaaaatatcctacacctcctccttttctcttgaacggatgtcgacatccgttgaagaaaaaattctttaacGGATGTCTCAAAtccgtttagtttttttttttttaagtttttagtttttttaagttttaaaattaatatattttcattgtaAAACTGTTCGCTCATCTTCATGACTTCATATAGAATCAAACTTGATCAGTTTATATAATTCTATAGAATCGACAATTAATATGAGATACAAAGGTTTAAAGAATCCATACCATACTCATCAATTGGAGCATCATAATCATAACTAGTAGAGATGAAAGGTCCACCAGTAGTTCGGCCAAAATTAGTCCCTCCATGGTACTTTTTCCAAGCAAGGAACAGAAAAAGTAGAAAGCATAAGCTCTTTTCCTATCTTGAATAGCTTAAATCATTAAACAACATGCAATATTGTATCACCATGTAGTAATTCTGAAAAGTTCCACCTCGCTGGTAAAAGCGTGCCACAGCAAAAGCAAGATCTTGCACTGGTCTGTAAGGCACAGCACCACCAAACGAAAGAAACCTACAGTTTCACAGAATTCAAAAGGTtacaacaaaaaagaaaagtagagTTGATTGAGAAAGTGCTACACAATCAATCAGATCATATTTTGAGTATGACATTCAAATAACTAAATGATTTATATAGCAAGGACACTAACCATCCACTCCAGTTCTCAGTCCACATTTTTGGTTTCGAGTTAGAGTTTGGTTTGAATTGATCGCAGTAAAATCCATTGCATGTGTTAATTTGCGTACAGTTAAGATTACAAATTATGGAGTAAACAATCAAGTAGGATAAGTGTAGACACATCCGTTCTAtattattaaaacggatgtggcaatccgttaacggatgtcgccacatccgttgaaggttttttttcttttttaaataaaaataataaattaaaatataaaatatgtgaatggaTGGATGTTAACATCCGTTGAATGAAGGTGaaatggatgttgacatccgttttagagAAAGGCAAAATTAGTATGGGGTGGTACAAGAAGCAttcggtggtggtggagggagcaactgcctattatttttgtctctaacaatgaaaaaaagtttgttcataataatttaaaatggttaagaagtagaaattaattttattattttcatttcattttaaaatgtttctttaattACTCTTCGACACttcatatgaaaaaataaaataaaatcaatgaaaataaatatttagttaaattattttttaagatatacATATTGAGATAAATTCAatcaatattcaatatattgaggtattgttttatttttcttgtatgtAAGAttgaacaaatatattatacttttataatcgataaatcaaaattaaattttttgccGGATGCTTGTAAAAAATGTCTCCTTGACCAATAAGCCTAATAAATGCATTCGTAAGTTTGATTTTACTTTACGTAAGTTTGAATTGTTAGCCCATATAGAGAgctattttatataaaaaaattaaaatagatcaatcaatacataattaattagtttCATATACCTGTGAATTAGCGAGtctattactaaaataattgattGATTTATGTACTAGCTAActtattacaaaataaactgTAATATCATTTGTCATATGGTGAAATTTATCGCAGGTCTGATTTTAAGCGAGaactaagaaaatataattataactatCAGCTAAATTTATCagtttattaaattaacataatgatgacttaaaaaaaaaagaagaaatttcggaagatttataatttaatacaaaatttcaaatcggtaataatatatatgtatttatgtataaacattttaaattaagttaatagTAACATCAACATTACACAACTTTTCcaattatatacatttatattttaagaggATTTGGCACAAAATATTTCACTGAAATTTTACATAGAAAATATCTCGCTTATTGCAACATGATGATATCAtatatagagaaaaagaaaaaaaaaatgggaaaaacATTACGATACACTATTGTTCTTTACATATTTTGAATCCCAATTATAATCTATTTCTTCTTGAATAGAGATTTTTTATTGTAGGTATTTAtggtttaaatatgttttattgtttttaaattaccTCTTAGAAAAACttgggaaaaaagaaaaaggacaaaAGGGGGTATATCTAAGAAATGATCAAATAGTCAACTGATTCTGAACTTGGAGGATTGTGGTAGCTGAATTCATAAGCCTGTGTTTCTCTTCTTCAGTGAAATGAACATTGGTGACACCCAATATCCCTCCTCTTCCAAGTTGCGCAGGCAAGCTAAGAAAAACTTCGCCATCGATATCATAGAAACCCTTTGCAAGAACCGACACAGGGTGGACCCTCCTTTGGTCCCTAAGAATGCTTCGTGCCAAGTTTGCCACCGAGTATCCTATCGCCCAAGAAGTGTACCCTTTCAGACTTATAACCTCGTAAGCACTCTCTGTAACTTCTTTGTGTATGCTCTCCAACATTTCCTTCTCGTACGTAATTTCCTGTTTCTCCAAAAAGCTCAGCACTGGAACACCCCCAACACTAATGCTAGACCACAAAGCCACTGAGCTGTCACCGTGTTCTCCCACTATAAAAGCCTATAAGAAACCAACATTCACCTAATGATGGAACTATATTAAGGTTATTTATAATCAAATGCTTGAAAAGGTAATTAACCTGGACATCTTGAGCGTTAACATCAAGATGATCGGCGATGAGGAAACGAAAGCGTGAGGAGTCCAAGTTAGTGCCGGACCCGATGACACGGTTCGAAGGGAAACCAGAGAGTTTCCATGCCACGTAAGTGAGCACGTCCACGGGATTCGAAACGATAAGGAGAATGGTGTCGGGAGAGTAACGAACCAAAGGGGGTATGATTTTCTGAAAGAGGGTGACGTTCCTTTGTAGGAGGTTCAGCCTGGACTCGCCGTGGATTTGGCGGGCACCGGCGGTGACAATGCAGAGGTCGGAGCCCGCAGTGACGGAGTAGTCGGTTGAGGCCTGAATTCTGGTGCGGGGGAGGAAGGCGGCGGCGTGCTGGAGATCGAGCATCTCGCCGCGGAGTTTATCAGGAATGGCATCGACGAGGACAAGCTCGTCGGTGAGATCCTGAGTGAGGATGGTTTGGGCTATGGCCATTCCGACGTTTCCGGCACCAATAACGGAGATTTTGGTGTGGCGTTTTGTGGGAGAAGAAGGTGCAGCGTTCATGACGGACTTAAAGAAGGCCTGAGTTAGGTCTAAGCCTCCTGGACCCAATGCTGAACCGGAACTGCTCTTGTGCATTGCCATTGTTTTGATTATCTAGaacaaaaatatgtgaatgaAGATTATAAGATGGATTTATCTGTTGTTGTGTTGTAAGGGCATGCACATATATAGTGTATTTATAGTAATGGTGTGAAAGCGATGAGCACAGAAAACTTGGGACTAAAGTAAGTGGTTTTGGAAGAAGCAAATGCTTTTCAATGGTCAATTCTTACCTTTCTCCGTTGATCGTAAATGAGATGTGGGTGGTTGGGATCTAAACTTTTGTGGGGCCATTATGTGTCTCTATTGCTCATGGTCTCTTCAAACTTTCTTGCTACAGTAGGTTGCCTTCAGAGGGGGATCCAGAATCAAAATGCCTTTTCAAACACTACATTATGCGTGTACAAGAGGGAAAAGAAGAACATGTAGGTTTGATGTCATTTGCATGACTATTCGATGACTTTTATGAACTTGTTTCTACCACAGCCTACCACAGTTAGATTTGTAGCCACCCAAAGTTGCACCAATTTTTGCCTGTCATGCAAAAATTACTAACACATGCAAAAATAAGTAGTgagaatataattaaaaaggtattatttatacttttagttACAGTTCGTTGACTAAATTAAACTGAATTAATTGCAAACAAATTTCGGGAAGTTCTTTTAATTAGCGTACCTTTTGTTCAAATACGACCTTTAGAGAGTAAAAAGTCATGATATTGAAAGTTTCAACGATGGGAACAGGAGAAAATGTTCTGTGGCGGAATATTTAGGTTGCCACAATTCCATAGTTGGGTCAGATGAATCTATTTTCTGTGGGCGGTAAGTTTGGTTTTCCCTTGTATTAATTTCCGCTTATATATAGGTATAATAACAACGTATGCCACTGATGACAGTTTGTGTTTTCGCAGTTTCATGTTACTTATCATCCTGCGAGAAACAAGGAACTCAGCACAACACAGAATCACACTACATTTtcatttattcaaataatacaaaaacatatatagtatgattaatttaatatatatttatgaacaacttaattatatattcacGTGTCTTACCTCATTAGATAATAACTCAAGGAACATTTGTTACGTTTCAAAAGATTAATAACAGTAATCgttctattaaatttttaaataataaatgattaaaattaaaatttgatgcaAGTAAatctctaaaatatttataaaaacaatcttgaagaaatttctATATAAATCATTCTATTACCACCATGATCACTTATCCTTTggctaataaaaaaaaaccatgaTCAGTTATCACTAATCTAAACCCTAAAACAGTTGATAGTTTGGGACTTTGGCTccctcactttttttttaaatatatatatatatatatatatatatatatatatatatatatatatatatatatattgtaagtGATTTATTAACTTTAACCTTCACACTATATTCATTTGTTTATACTTTATAGTATTTTAGGCATGCTAATTATCATTGTTTAAGGATAGTCAACTTGAAATTTAAACACTTAATAAAtactatattttcttaatatatttcaatatcTTGAAGTCTAGTTCATATACATTCTAtcaattttagagaaataaaagatgaaaatatggtaaaattttgcTTTCAGAGATATCATTATTATCACCATAtagtttaatttgatttggtGAATTTTGGCAGTGACTAATTAATATAGCTTTTCCTCAAAAAATAtgattaacataaaatattataatcacaATGACTTTTAAGAACATATGAGATTTGATGACTGacatatgtgattttatttttaaacattgtttAAGTTATCACGCGCGCGCGcgcgcatatatatatatatatatatatatatatatatatatatatatatatatatatatatatatatatatatatatatatatatatatatatattttgtttttacaattatatattttaaaatatatatatatatatatatatatatatatatatatatatatatatatgaatgaatataactattttaaaatatataattgtaaaaacaaaatatactaattttacttgtataaataataattagattaagacttttttaattattattgccGTAGGTGGTGATGAAGAAGATTATGGTAGTAGtgatgtaattattattatagttgGTCTTTTAAGactttttaatctattatagACATGATGgttatataacattttaatttcagAGTGATGCTCCTTCCCTTACCCAATCTTTTCCCTACACTTtcccaatttttcttttaattttaaatttatcgtttttacttttaccatggTATAAATGTAAAAGATTTATAACTTTTTGTGAGTTTTGAAGTATCATGATTCTATAATATAATCtgctaaaaatttatttcctaCTTCATTATCTTTAAATAACCAAACTTGAAAATCTATGctcaaatttgaaaatctatgctcaaatttgaaaatctatGCTTAAACTTGAAACTTTGAATCACCAAGAAATAACTCTTGTCGTTGTAAATCAAACCGTTTAGGCCACAGGAGCTGAACTTCTCTTCGATGATCACTTGGTGTTCGATGAGTCTCGcgaaatttgaaagaaaatgaaaaatattgtgTTAAAAGAGgtggaaattaagagaaagagagaaaatgacaATAGGGGGTGGGGGCTTGCTGCTGAGAGTaaaagagaaagtgaaagtAAGAAGGGATTAAGAATAAGATTAGAATAGGAAAAGTGAAAGTAAGAGGGGATTAGGAATAggattagaattttaaaaaataaaaagtaaaaaggataaatttagaatttaaaaaaaattgagaaggTGCAGGGAGAATATGAGAGGGTGGAGGAAACATCACTCTTAATTTGAAAAGAGGAGTGTGAATAACAACTCTCTCTTCCAAGGGCCCAAACTCAATCTTTGTGCCCacagtgaatttttttttatctttttttttcgtttGTGCAAGTTAACTGATTTTGGTGGATCTTCTTCGTAGACCTTGTATTTTTGGGTGAGGTAAAGTAAATAGAGTCCTTTCATTTTGTGCTTCCATAATTTCAACATGCAATTCCATAAATttagtatttcaaaatatataatttaaaaaatattttttatatttttattaatatattttaaaatataaaacaaaaaatattttttatattatataaagaaatataattataaaatttaaaatataatatttttatattttaaattgtacattctaaaataaaataattatattttaaattatgcatttcagaatataaaataaaatttatactctaaataatataatttaaaataaaaaaattataaatacagaAAGAAATTCATGAAAATGTTGGAAGAAACAATACTAAATAGCCGTATAAAGTTTTACATATCAAGCAATTGAAGAAATCCTAAAGGgaaactgtaacatcccaaaatacagtaatcaccatataatagaattaattacatttcataatctaacagtgcagtcttacactaaaaaTTAACGTTCAACAGCCGAACGGCGTTAAGTACAGAGTTGAATACAATTTAACAGCATAAGAAAGGAAGTCAGgatcgaacggtttacaaaaccaATTACCGAACGATCTAAACAAAACAACTAACATCTAAAATCAACCGGACgatctaaggctcggccttaaCTTCAACGTCCACCAGGTTCTCCTCTTCAATCACTTCCTCCAACAAggcgtctccttctgctcacatccacacggatgatcatcgcaatgacaagacggacgtacaaggacgagacaacacaagaaaacacagggtaagcttaagtaatttaattcacacatcaacatataaattaaacatttcaaCAACACAAGAATggttcaacatatatatatatatatatatatatatatatatatatatatatatatatatatatatcaatacgAAAACTATCATTAGACGGACCGtgcggactgtatgaatctgtgtagctacaggcgttcttgcacctgggtgatgtagtaactgggatacactcaacagctgccacccgaggttagccctatccaaagtacccctaaggactaggacctcctgccgttcccacacatgacctaccccctctacgtgaggacgagtactcatggaacatcaggatgaactgccagcattagcataaccacagtcatacttcaCCAATTTCcaatattcaatacatgagtcgttcctccctggaacgctcgttcaaaaacCACAATCgtttattcatctcatatactatTCATCCTTTATAATCTTCCACTTTATTATCAGTTTCACCATCAGTTACAGGgacataaaataacgaacgttcagccctcttcataacgagaaCGAACGATAAGAAAAAAAGATCGATGATTCTCCCGTTCAGAACAGAATAAAACGAAGAGAGTTACTATTGGATTTACGAAATGAACCGAGTAAAATAGTACAATATGTGACGAGCGATATCTATCACGTGagtcagttgaatgaactgactctcttGAGTTCAAGCCAATACTTAAGAAATAAATCAAGTATGGGGGCCTTAGGCCGGATCCAATGCAAGAAGAATATTCAAGATGTTAAGGACCATATTTAGAATAGTTCACATACGGAAATCCaatgccagtaaatgaccgaacaTGGTAAAAGAAAGTATTACTAcagttggacgaacgctattttatcaAGATTGATTATACaatagtacgagcgcttggtatgaGACCGCACACTACTCAATACGAGCGCTAGGtatgagaccgagcactacttagtacgaacgctaggtgtaagaccgagcgctacttattaCGAACGCTAGGTGTAAAACCGAGCGCTACTAATCTTAAAATAAGAGGGTTTATATATAGGTATTACTCTATTTCAGCTATCAGGGTATTACTATGCTGAGCcaaacgctcaaacatagtatttcCACATGAGGATGCTCGTTCTTGACTagaattctctccaaatgaaagagttccattttaaaacaatttactagaacaaaccgaacggtagaggaccgttcgataacgaacgtacattatcataatgaaaatttcatattcagaattTCATCTATTTTCAACTCAAGTTTTCAACATATCATTTCATACCTTATAACTTcatatcaaatatcaatttacagACTTTATAGAATTCCACATTTATAATTCATACTTAAAATGATTACTCATATTCACattcatacatatcaaccatcatcaTATACATCAAGCagcatgcatcatattcattccTTAAATCAACGGACGTTCATACAGTAAGGCAACATACAAatgtcaattaaattaaataagcttcccttacctggatcagtgaGTGAAACGTTCTAAACGTAAGATTTCGGGTTCGTCCGTCTACAGCTTTCTACCCTCAAAGATCACTTAATTCTTCCAACTAAATCTAACCATAAAAATCAAGAATAACTTAGACTATACCccttcatgcaaccagaatttggCTTTGCATGTAACAAAAGAACGCTCGACGAAGAagagaaacttaccagtttcagaatctgGAACTGTTCGGTCCAGAATGAAGCTCACGACGACGGGAATtcttctacggtttctgaaatgggatcggAGAAGGGAaggatgagttacagtagagagaagaaaatgttttctagagagaaggaggaggaaaatGGAAAGTCAGAGTTGGGAAGGAGaagtgcatgcagaggagagtgaACAGGGTTgttcagaaaatcatttttgtctACCCCACGTCCAACGGGCGTGCACTCTCCTATGGACACCTGTCCTCCACTTACTGATTTTCGAATCTTCCATTCTTGACACTTGGTGTCAGTGATCAGAGTTTTGGGTGGGTTTTAAATGAATCTGAATAGTGTTTTGGGGTAATAAATGAGATTAGACAGGTGGGTTTTGGGTGCATAATTACGAGGTCTGACAGAAACGCTATACATAGAGCAATTGGGATAAAAGGTAGCAACTAAAAACTTGGTCTTGTTCTAGTTAAAAAGTGATCCCAATAGGGCAACATCTATTTCCAATAAAGCAatgttaaagtttttttttcatcaaacaatATTCTATTAGCAAAACAAAAAGCTCTTGAAAAAAACTAACTTCGGTTCCAACCtagatttaatttcaaattttgataatattataatcTTCTAAAGACTTcaacaaattcataaattttgtaaaaaaatttatgttaaatgtGTCACATtaactaaaagaactaatttataatatataaataactaaTGATATAcctcattttatataaattaaattaaattaaattttttaacattacaAGTCTTTTCATGCTACTAACAAATTCATGTTTGAACACTGTTCTATCAGAAGAACTGGATTCGAATCCCCGATCATCTTCATACTATGCGCTTAAAGGTGTTTGagggtaagaaaaaaaaaacatgatttgTGACTTTGAAGAATCATGCATAGGGATATTAGTAGGAGAAGGACCATACAGAAAGGAAAGCTTTTTTAGAAGCAAAATACTTACACACAGAAGGAAAAAAATGTATGCTCTAGTACAGCCACAT harbors:
- the LOC108334755 gene encoding beta-galactosidase 6-like yields the protein MCLHLSYLIVYSIICNLNCTQINTCNGFYCDQFKPNSNSKPKMWTENWSGWFLSFGGAVPYRPVQDLAFAVARFYQRGGTFQNYYMYHGGTNFGRTTGGPFISTSYDYDAPIDEYGMDSLNLCISY
- the LOC108334756 gene encoding L-lactate dehydrogenase B — encoded protein: MAMHKSSSGSALGPGGLDLTQAFFKSVMNAAPSSPTKRHTKISVIGAGNVGMAIAQTILTQDLTDELVLVDAIPDKLRGEMLDLQHAAAFLPRTRIQASTDYSVTAGSDLCIVTAGARQIHGESRLNLLQRNVTLFQKIIPPLVRYSPDTILLIVSNPVDVLTYVAWKLSGFPSNRVIGSGTNLDSSRFRFLIADHLDVNAQDVQAFIVGEHGDSSVALWSSISVGGVPVLSFLEKQEITYEKEMLESIHKEVTESAYEVISLKGYTSWAIGYSVANLARSILRDQRRVHPVSVLAKGFYDIDGEVFLSLPAQLGRGGILGVTNVHFTEEEKHRLMNSATTILQVQNQLTI